From Cellulomonas fimi ATCC 484, a single genomic window includes:
- a CDS encoding AI-2E family transporter, whose protein sequence is MALFARRPRDVAPRRDVRPPVAPQPPRGAPGLWSDGLGRAGTRSVQVLAVLALVAVAVLAVTQLTLVVIPVLIALVLAAAISPLVGALRRRGVPPLLATWIALVALVAVLAGVLWLVVRAVVGQWGTLRDQALEGFDELQRYVQGLPFEVGEEQLQSVRESVTGLLQSDAVGSGAIAGVSQTVDFVAGFFIMVVVLFFFLKDGPVIWEFLLRPFEGHRYERGKRVGVVTISTLGGYVRGTAIIAAVDAVAIGIGLAIVGVPLVVPLSVLVFLLAFVPLVGATIAGILAALVALVALGPVEALVVVAIVVVVNQVEGDFLQPVVMGRTLRLHPLVILVALTAGTVLAGLTGAVLAVPIAASIWRAVQVWDGPELPARFARQKRPETVDRRGAAGKPGAGAATPTR, encoded by the coding sequence ATGGCCCTGTTCGCCCGACGCCCGCGCGACGTCGCCCCACGGCGCGACGTGAGGCCACCTGTCGCCCCGCAGCCGCCGCGGGGGGCCCCCGGGCTGTGGTCCGACGGGCTCGGTCGTGCGGGCACACGGTCGGTGCAGGTGCTGGCCGTCCTGGCGCTCGTCGCGGTCGCGGTGCTGGCCGTCACGCAGCTCACGCTCGTCGTCATCCCGGTGCTCATCGCGCTCGTGCTCGCGGCGGCGATCTCGCCCCTGGTCGGGGCCCTGCGACGCCGCGGCGTGCCGCCGTTGCTCGCGACGTGGATCGCGCTCGTCGCGCTCGTCGCCGTGCTGGCGGGCGTGCTGTGGCTCGTCGTCCGCGCGGTCGTCGGGCAGTGGGGGACGCTGCGCGACCAGGCGCTCGAGGGGTTCGACGAGCTCCAGCGGTACGTGCAGGGCCTGCCGTTCGAGGTGGGCGAGGAGCAGCTCCAGTCCGTCCGGGAGTCCGTGACCGGGTTGCTGCAGTCCGACGCCGTCGGGTCGGGGGCGATCGCGGGCGTCTCGCAGACCGTCGACTTCGTCGCCGGGTTCTTCATCATGGTCGTGGTGCTGTTCTTCTTCCTCAAGGACGGGCCGGTGATCTGGGAGTTCCTCCTGCGGCCGTTCGAGGGACACCGGTACGAGCGCGGCAAGCGTGTCGGCGTCGTCACCATCAGCACGCTCGGCGGGTACGTGCGCGGCACGGCGATCATCGCGGCCGTCGACGCGGTCGCGATCGGCATCGGGCTCGCGATCGTGGGCGTCCCGCTCGTCGTCCCGCTGTCCGTGCTGGTGTTCCTCCTCGCGTTCGTGCCGCTCGTCGGCGCCACCATCGCGGGGATCCTGGCCGCCCTGGTCGCGCTCGTCGCCCTCGGGCCCGTCGAGGCGCTCGTCGTCGTGGCGATCGTCGTCGTCGTGAACCAGGTGGAGGGCGACTTCCTGCAGCCCGTCGTCATGGGCCGCACCCTGCGCCTGCATCCGCTCGTGATCCTCGTCGCCCTGACCGCCGGCACGGTGCTCGCCGGGCTGACCGGCGCGGTGCTCGCGGTGCCCATCGCCGCGTCGATCTGGCGTGCGGTGCAGGTGTGGGACGGGCCCGAGCTGCCGGCACGGTTCGCCCGGCAGAAGCGCCCGGAGACGGTGGACCGCCGTGGCGCCGCCGGGAAGCCGGGCGCCGGGGCAGCCACGCCGACGCGCTGA
- a CDS encoding oxidoreductase yields MSAAWSTRHVDRLVPDLSGRVAVVTGANGGLGRATARVLGAHGAHVVLAARDVSRADAARDAILAEHPGASLATVRLDLASLASVRDAAAGILADHPRVDLLVNNAGVMATPFRTTEDGFELQLGVNHLGHWALTALLVPALLRAPAARVVSVTSTAHHGGAVLDPDDLLWADHYDPWRAYYRSKLANFHFALGLQRAFAAAGAPAASLLAHPGLARTGLQETTVANGGGGRSAGFWLAMVHRFGMSAEGGAVPQLRAATDPHARGGELYAPRWVNVGPAVRRPVLRRDVDAGVRTLWRVSEDLTGLPMPV; encoded by the coding sequence ATGTCCGCCGCCTGGAGCACCCGCCACGTCGACCGGCTCGTCCCCGACCTGTCCGGACGCGTCGCCGTGGTCACGGGCGCCAACGGCGGCCTCGGTCGCGCGACCGCCCGCGTGCTGGGGGCGCACGGCGCGCACGTCGTGCTCGCGGCCCGGGACGTCTCCCGGGCGGACGCGGCGCGCGACGCGATCCTCGCCGAGCACCCGGGCGCGTCGCTGGCGACCGTCCGCCTCGACCTCGCGTCGCTCGCGTCGGTCCGGGACGCGGCGGCCGGCATCCTCGCCGACCACCCGCGCGTCGACCTGCTCGTCAACAACGCGGGCGTCATGGCGACCCCGTTCCGGACCACCGAGGACGGGTTCGAGCTGCAGCTCGGCGTCAACCACCTCGGCCACTGGGCCCTCACCGCGCTCCTCGTGCCCGCGCTGCTGCGCGCCCCGGCCGCGCGCGTGGTGAGCGTGACGAGCACGGCGCACCACGGCGGCGCGGTGCTCGACCCCGACGACCTGCTCTGGGCCGACCACTACGACCCGTGGCGCGCCTACTACCGGTCCAAGCTCGCCAACTTCCACTTCGCCCTCGGGCTCCAGCGCGCGTTCGCCGCCGCGGGCGCGCCCGCCGCGAGCCTCCTCGCCCACCCCGGCCTCGCCCGCACCGGCCTGCAGGAGACGACCGTCGCGAACGGCGGCGGCGGACGGTCGGCCGGGTTCTGGCTCGCGATGGTGCACCGCTTCGGCATGTCGGCCGAGGGCGGTGCGGTGCCCCAGCTGCGGGCCGCGACCGACCCGCACGCGCGGGGTGGCGAGCTCTACGCGCCGCGCTGGGTCAACGTCGGTCCCGCGGTCCGTCGCCCGGTGCTGCGCCGCGACGTCGACGCGGGCGTCCGGACGCTGTGGCGCGTCTCGGAGGACCTCACGGGCCTGCCGATGCCCGTCTGA
- a CDS encoding acyltransferase family protein: MPTALPSSVLTAPATTARPPASAPAPRAPVPARTGVRPQRDPFVDGIRVAGTLLVVALHWLMVEATWDGHVLRVGNALAHGDAWVLTWLQPLPLLFFAAGAAARYDLLRHPGRPGWRFAGARLLRMARPVAVFAVAWAGMLVLLPRLGVPGAAVERVARIAPQPLWFLAVQLGLLAVTPLALRVLARWGPVRVLTVLVALPLAADVLRFSDVVPTAGLVNVLLVWAVPYVGGLVHAQRHVRGATTAGRARLSAERTVLALLVAAGLAATVLLLATGPYPASLIGMPGDAISNLGPPTAPVVGFAVAQVAAALLLRDAIARWASRSRACRWVGPRAMGLYLWHLPAMFAVAGVVLLAADGGLPEPWTAAWWLSRPLHLTAAALVLAALVTSATRVERLLTAGAGRARAGRTTRPPLARRDGAFLRG, from the coding sequence TTGCCGACAGCCCTGCCGTCCTCCGTCCTGACTGCCCCCGCGACGACCGCCCGGCCGCCCGCGAGCGCCCCCGCACCCCGCGCACCCGTCCCCGCCCGCACCGGCGTGCGCCCGCAGCGCGACCCGTTCGTCGACGGCATCCGCGTCGCCGGCACGCTGCTCGTCGTCGCGCTGCACTGGCTCATGGTCGAGGCGACGTGGGACGGCCACGTGCTGCGCGTCGGCAACGCCCTCGCCCACGGCGACGCCTGGGTGCTCACGTGGCTCCAGCCGCTCCCCCTCCTCTTCTTCGCCGCCGGCGCCGCCGCCCGCTACGACCTGCTCCGCCACCCCGGCCGGCCGGGCTGGCGGTTCGCCGGTGCCCGGCTGCTGCGCATGGCGCGACCGGTCGCGGTCTTCGCCGTCGCGTGGGCCGGGATGCTCGTGCTGCTGCCGCGGCTGGGGGTCCCCGGCGCCGCGGTCGAGCGGGTCGCACGCATCGCACCCCAGCCGCTGTGGTTCCTCGCGGTCCAGCTCGGCCTGCTCGCCGTGACGCCGCTCGCGCTGCGCGTGCTCGCACGGTGGGGCCCGGTCCGGGTCCTGACGGTGCTCGTCGCCCTCCCGCTCGCGGCGGACGTCCTGCGGTTCTCCGACGTCGTGCCGACCGCGGGCCTGGTGAACGTGCTCCTCGTCTGGGCGGTGCCGTACGTCGGCGGGCTCGTCCACGCACAGCGACACGTCCGTGGCGCCACCACCGCCGGCCGCGCCAGGCTCTCCGCGGAGCGGACCGTCCTCGCCCTCCTCGTCGCCGCCGGGCTCGCCGCGACCGTCCTGCTGCTCGCCACCGGCCCCTACCCCGCGTCGCTCATCGGCATGCCCGGCGACGCGATCTCCAACCTCGGACCTCCCACGGCCCCCGTCGTCGGGTTCGCCGTCGCCCAGGTCGCCGCGGCGCTCCTGCTCCGGGACGCGATCGCCCGCTGGGCGTCACGCTCACGGGCGTGCCGGTGGGTCGGGCCCCGCGCGATGGGCCTCTACCTGTGGCACCTGCCGGCGATGTTCGCCGTCGCCGGCGTCGTCCTGCTCGCGGCGGACGGCGGCCTGCCCGAGCCGTGGACCGCCGCCTGGTGGCTGTCCCGCCCGCTGCACCTGACCGCCGCCGCCCTCGTCCTCGCCGCCCTCGTCACGTCCGCGACCCGCGTCGAGCGCCTGCTCACCGCCGGTGCCGGCCGCGCGCGTGCCGGACGCACGACGCGACCGCCTCTCGCACGGAGAGACGGGGCATTCCTTCGCGGCTAG
- a CDS encoding phosphatase PAP2 family protein, whose product MTDEPPLAPPRTSGIAALRSRPVLWAVLPGVLLVVAGLWVFLAVLDGVQEKDDLWDLDEPVLDWLVDHRSAGWTSVLAAITFVTGPTVLPIIVLVACVVWGLVRHEWWRPALLAGAMVASTLISLAIKGLVARERPPEETMFVPGAETTGSFPSGHTIGTATFLLVAGYLVCSRTPTVPRLVAWSVLTVVGTAVVALSRLYLGYHFLTDVVAAIALAITVLGGVLVVDRLHTLHRQPEALPVPS is encoded by the coding sequence ATGACGGACGAACCTCCCCTCGCACCACCGAGAACCTCGGGCATCGCGGCCCTGCGCTCCCGACCCGTGCTGTGGGCGGTCCTGCCGGGCGTCCTGCTCGTGGTCGCAGGGCTCTGGGTGTTCCTCGCCGTGCTCGACGGGGTGCAGGAGAAGGACGACCTGTGGGACCTTGACGAGCCCGTCCTGGACTGGTTGGTCGACCACCGCAGCGCCGGGTGGACGTCCGTCCTGGCAGCCATCACGTTCGTCACCGGGCCGACCGTCCTGCCGATCATCGTGCTGGTCGCCTGCGTGGTGTGGGGCCTGGTGCGCCACGAGTGGTGGCGGCCCGCGCTGCTCGCCGGGGCGATGGTCGCCTCCACGCTCATCAGCCTCGCGATCAAGGGCCTGGTCGCGCGGGAACGCCCGCCCGAGGAGACGATGTTCGTGCCGGGGGCGGAGACGACCGGGTCGTTCCCGTCCGGGCACACCATCGGGACGGCGACGTTCCTCCTGGTCGCCGGCTACCTCGTGTGCAGCCGAACCCCGACGGTCCCGCGGCTCGTGGCGTGGAGCGTGCTGACGGTCGTCGGCACCGCGGTGGTGGCGCTGAGCCGCCTGTACCTCGGCTACCACTTCCTCACGGACGTCGTCGCCGCCATCGCCCTCGCGATCACGGTCCTCGGAGGCGTCCTGGTCGTGGACCGGTTGCACACCCTCCACCGGCAACCCGAGGCGCTGCCCGTGCCGTCCTGA
- a CDS encoding histidine phosphatase family protein has protein sequence MTAGRLLLWRHGRTAHNASARLQGQVDIPLDDVGRWQARTAAARLLARHEPTQVVTSDLSRAHATAEFLARGAGLDLAVDPRLRERGFGIWEGLTGDEIVARWPDEFAVWRSGGEPAGVGAESRAEVAERVGVAVEEHATALDRSDTLVVVSHGSAISSTVGRLLGLGDRLHVFTGMLNAHWAELSSTTHEGGTAWRLTGYNLGPTDASSDWNAGPDTRESDADAETRDPD, from the coding sequence GTGACCGCCGGACGCCTCCTGCTCTGGCGGCACGGGCGGACCGCGCACAACGCGTCCGCGCGCCTGCAGGGCCAGGTCGACATCCCGCTCGACGACGTCGGTCGCTGGCAGGCCCGCACGGCCGCCGCACGCCTCCTCGCACGCCACGAGCCCACGCAGGTCGTCACCTCCGACCTCAGCCGCGCGCACGCCACGGCCGAGTTCCTCGCGCGCGGCGCGGGTCTCGACCTCGCCGTCGACCCGCGGCTGCGGGAGCGCGGGTTCGGGATCTGGGAGGGCCTGACGGGCGACGAGATCGTCGCGCGCTGGCCAGACGAGTTCGCCGTCTGGCGCTCGGGCGGCGAGCCCGCCGGCGTCGGTGCGGAGAGCCGGGCCGAGGTCGCCGAGCGCGTGGGCGTCGCCGTCGAGGAGCACGCCACCGCGCTCGACCGCTCCGACACGCTCGTCGTCGTCTCGCACGGCTCCGCGATCTCCTCGACCGTCGGGCGCCTGCTCGGCCTGGGGGACCGGCTGCACGTGTTCACCGGCATGCTCAACGCTCACTGGGCGGAGCTGTCCTCCACGACCCACGAGGGCGGGACCGCCTGGCGTCTGACGGGCTACAACCTCGGCCCCACGGACGCGTCGTCCGACTGGAACGCCGGTCCGGACACGCGCGAGTCCGACGCGGACGCCGAGACGCGCGACCCCGATTAG
- the rsfS gene encoding ribosome silencing factor, whose product MPATERAVELAVAAARAASDLKAQEIIALDVSEQLVLTDVFLIASGTNERQVGAIVDAVEEALFHLGSKPVRREGKSQGRWVLIDFGDVVVHVQHAEDRVYYALERLWKDCPLIELPADVHGTGDEA is encoded by the coding sequence GTGCCCGCGACCGAACGTGCCGTCGAGCTCGCCGTGGCGGCGGCCCGCGCCGCCTCCGACCTGAAGGCGCAGGAGATCATCGCGCTCGACGTGTCCGAGCAGCTCGTCCTGACCGACGTGTTCCTCATCGCGTCGGGCACCAACGAGCGGCAGGTCGGCGCGATCGTCGACGCCGTCGAGGAGGCGCTGTTCCACCTCGGCTCCAAGCCCGTGCGCCGCGAGGGCAAGAGCCAGGGGCGCTGGGTGCTCATCGACTTCGGCGACGTCGTCGTGCACGTGCAGCACGCCGAGGACCGCGTCTACTACGCCCTCGAGCGGCTCTGGAAGGACTGCCCGCTCATCGAGCTCCCTGCGGACGTGCACGGCACGGGCGACGAGGCGTGA
- the nadD gene encoding nicotinate-nucleotide adenylyltransferase — protein MTQRRPRLGVMGGTFDPVHHGHLVAASEVAARFELDEVVFVPTGQPTFKQDQTVTVAEHRYLMTVIATASNPRFTVSRVDVDRPGLTYTVDTLRDLKEQRPDADLYFITGADAIEQILTWKDAEELFAMAHFVAVTRPGHALSVEGLPTDRVSILEVPALAISSTDVRARAGAGQPVWYLVPDGVVQYIAKHRLYRGQS, from the coding sequence ATGACGCAGCGGCGGCCCCGCCTGGGTGTGATGGGTGGCACGTTCGACCCCGTGCACCACGGGCACCTCGTGGCCGCCAGCGAGGTCGCCGCACGGTTCGAGCTCGACGAGGTCGTGTTCGTGCCGACCGGGCAGCCCACGTTCAAGCAGGACCAGACCGTCACCGTGGCGGAGCACCGCTACCTGATGACGGTGATCGCCACCGCGTCGAACCCGCGCTTCACCGTGAGTCGCGTGGACGTCGACCGCCCGGGCCTGACCTACACGGTCGACACGCTGCGCGACCTCAAGGAGCAGCGTCCGGACGCCGACCTCTACTTCATCACGGGTGCGGACGCGATCGAGCAGATCCTCACGTGGAAGGATGCCGAGGAGCTGTTCGCCATGGCGCACTTCGTGGCGGTCACCCGGCCCGGGCACGCGTTGTCCGTCGAAGGCCTGCCCACCGACCGGGTGAGCATCCTGGAGGTCCCTGCCCTGGCGATCTCCTCGACCGACGTCCGCGCACGGGCAGGTGCGGGTCAGCCGGTCTGGTACCTCGTCCCCGACGGGGTCGTCCAGTACATCGCGAAGCACAGGTTGTATCGAGGTCAGTCATGA
- a CDS encoding glutamate-5-semialdehyde dehydrogenase, with protein sequence MTASLDVPLHDEAADGRDVPAQVRAVAQRAKVASRALATATRATKDAALHALADALVAATEEVVAANARDLERGRADGLSAGLLDRLALTPERVVAIADALRELAALPDPVGEVVRGSTLPNGLRLRQLRVPMGVVGMIYEARPNVTVDAAGLALKSGNAVVLRGGSAAAASNEVIVGVLARALETRGLPGDLVQSIDAWGREGAVALMHARGLVDVLVPRGGADLIATVVRESTVPVIETGVGNVHVYVDESADLAVALPILLNAKTQRVGVCNAAETLLVHRGVADEFLPVALACLADAGVTIHGDETTLALAPEEVAAVPATDEDWATEYLSLDLAVRVVDDLDEALDHIRTWSSGHTEAIVTRDLAASERFVAEVDSAAVMVNASTRFTDGGQLGLGAEIGISTQKLHARGPMGLAELTTTKWVVQGEGHVRP encoded by the coding sequence ATGACCGCATCGCTCGACGTCCCCCTGCACGACGAGGCCGCCGACGGCCGGGACGTCCCGGCGCAGGTCCGTGCGGTCGCGCAGCGCGCCAAGGTCGCGTCCCGGGCCCTCGCGACCGCCACGCGCGCGACCAAGGACGCGGCCCTGCACGCGCTCGCCGACGCCCTGGTCGCCGCCACGGAGGAGGTCGTCGCCGCCAACGCGCGCGACCTCGAGCGCGGCCGCGCCGACGGGCTGTCCGCCGGGCTGCTCGACCGCCTCGCGCTCACGCCCGAGCGTGTCGTCGCGATCGCCGACGCCCTGCGGGAGCTGGCTGCACTGCCCGACCCGGTCGGCGAGGTGGTCCGCGGCTCGACGCTCCCGAACGGCCTGCGGCTGCGCCAGCTCCGGGTCCCGATGGGCGTCGTCGGGATGATCTACGAGGCCAGGCCCAACGTGACGGTCGACGCCGCGGGGCTCGCGCTCAAGAGCGGCAACGCCGTCGTCCTGCGCGGCGGCTCCGCGGCCGCGGCCAGCAACGAGGTGATCGTCGGCGTGCTGGCACGGGCGCTCGAGACGCGGGGGCTGCCCGGCGACCTCGTGCAGTCCATCGACGCCTGGGGCCGCGAGGGCGCCGTCGCGCTCATGCACGCGCGCGGGCTCGTCGACGTGCTCGTGCCGCGCGGGGGAGCGGACCTCATCGCGACCGTCGTGCGCGAGTCGACCGTGCCCGTCATCGAGACGGGTGTCGGCAACGTGCACGTCTACGTCGACGAGAGCGCCGACCTGGCCGTCGCCCTGCCGATCCTGCTCAACGCCAAGACGCAGCGCGTGGGCGTCTGCAACGCCGCCGAGACGCTGCTCGTGCACCGGGGGGTCGCGGACGAGTTCCTGCCCGTCGCGCTCGCGTGCCTCGCGGACGCGGGCGTGACGATCCACGGCGACGAGACGACGCTCGCGCTCGCGCCGGAGGAGGTCGCCGCCGTGCCGGCGACGGACGAGGACTGGGCGACGGAGTACCTGTCGCTCGACCTGGCCGTCCGCGTGGTCGACGACCTCGACGAGGCGCTCGACCACATCCGCACGTGGAGCTCGGGCCACACCGAGGCGATCGTCACGCGCGACCTCGCCGCCTCCGAGCGGTTCGTCGCCGAGGTCGACTCCGCGGCCGTCATGGTGAACGCCTCGACCCGCTTCACCGACGGCGGCCAGCTGGGCCTCGGGGCGGAGATCGGCATCTCCACCCAGAAGCTGCACGCGCGCGGGCCCATGGGCCTCGCCGAGCTCACCACGACCAAGTGGGTCGTCCAGGGCGAGGGGCACGTCCGGCCCTGA
- a CDS encoding GNAT family N-acetyltransferase, with translation MGHRRGATPGCPSSRPTTAPRRASGDRTDGRPCACVADRRRACARDPHRPGRRARGGRDADAARVRRRTVRRRDRPRTGPPHARRGRPGERGGPARRDGRRPAGRHGQPAAARSRADAAGAGGDEAEIRLLAVEPGAQGHGAGAALVVAAVDRARGWGVRAVVLDTGARNVGAQRLYERLGFERTPTRESAVVPGVGRLVVLVHSLVRPGVPVRRIAPHEHDAVARLSVEAYAHDHELTDSYRASVADVATRAREHEVWVAQDRVTGDLLGTVATPRPGAHISPLGRDGELDFRLLAVAPQARRRGVGALLTRFAVELARERGLRRVVMSSGPAMTGAHRLYESLGFTRLPERETRVVDGATLLAFGLDLDRAAAPWKARTSDDDPGLP, from the coding sequence GTGGGGCACCGGCGTGGCGCGACGCCGGGCTGCCCGTCGAGCAGGCCGACGACGGCGCCGCGACGAGCATCCGGTGACCGCACCGACGGGCGCCCGTGCGCCTGCGTCGCCGACCGTCGGCGCGCCTGCGCTCGAGATCCGCACCGCCCGGGCCGACGAGCTCGAGGCGGTCGGGATGCTGACGCGGCGCGCGTTCGACGCCGGACCGTACGGCGCCGCGACCGACCCCGCACGGGTCCGCCTCATGCTCGACGCGGGCGCCCGGGCGAGCGCGGGGGACCTGCTCGTCGCGACGGCCGACGGCCGGCTGGTCGGCACGGTCAGCCTGCTGCGGCCCGGTCACGGGCTGACGCGGCAGGCGCGGGGGGGGACGAGGCCGAGATCCGTCTGCTCGCGGTCGAGCCGGGCGCACAGGGGCACGGTGCGGGCGCGGCGCTCGTCGTCGCGGCGGTGGACCGGGCCCGCGGGTGGGGCGTGCGGGCCGTCGTGCTCGACACGGGCGCACGCAACGTCGGCGCGCAGCGTCTCTACGAGCGCCTCGGGTTCGAGCGCACGCCGACGCGGGAGAGTGCCGTGGTGCCCGGGGTCGGCAGGCTCGTCGTCCTCGTGCACTCCCTCGTGCGGCCGGGCGTGCCGGTGCGCCGGATCGCCCCGCACGAGCACGACGCCGTCGCACGCCTGTCGGTCGAGGCCTACGCACACGACCACGAGCTCACCGACTCGTACCGGGCGTCGGTCGCCGACGTCGCGACGCGCGCCCGTGAGCACGAGGTCTGGGTCGCGCAGGACCGGGTCACGGGCGACCTGCTCGGTACCGTCGCGACGCCGCGGCCCGGCGCGCACATCTCGCCGCTCGGCCGCGACGGCGAGCTGGACTTCCGGCTGCTCGCCGTGGCCCCGCAGGCGCGGCGACGGGGCGTGGGCGCGCTGCTCACGCGGTTCGCCGTCGAGCTGGCGCGCGAGCGTGGGCTGCGCCGCGTGGTGATGAGCTCCGGGCCGGCCATGACGGGCGCGCACCGCCTGTACGAGAGCCTCGGCTTCACGCGCCTGCCCGAGCGGGAGACGCGCGTCGTCGACGGGGCCACGCTGCTCGCGTTCGGGCTCGACCTCGACCGTGCCGCCGCACCGTGGAAGGCCCGGACCTCGGACGACGACCCGGGGCTACCCTGA
- a CDS encoding rhodanese-like domain-containing protein, with product MTRSTAPAQDLSLDEAGALAPLVSPGEAAERVAAGAVLVDVRSDAGRATTGSLPGATVVDRYAVDTAFDLDSAARVVPALSLDTPVVVVCGSVRGSGPVAAALRDKGFTDVVHVEGGAPAWRDAGLPVEQADDGAATSIR from the coding sequence ATGACTCGATCCACCGCCCCCGCCCAGGACCTCAGCCTCGACGAGGCCGGTGCCCTCGCCCCCCTCGTGAGCCCCGGCGAGGCGGCCGAGCGCGTCGCGGCGGGAGCGGTTCTCGTCGACGTCCGCAGCGACGCCGGCCGCGCCACCACGGGCAGCCTGCCGGGGGCGACGGTCGTCGACCGGTACGCGGTCGACACGGCCTTCGACCTCGACTCGGCGGCGCGGGTCGTGCCGGCCCTGTCGCTCGACACGCCCGTCGTCGTGGTCTGCGGCTCGGTCCGGGGTTCCGGTCCGGTCGCGGCCGCGCTGCGGGACAAGGGCTTCACGGACGTCGTGCACGTCGAGGGTGGGGCACCGGCGTGGCGCGACGCCGGGCTGCCCGTCGAGCAGGCCGACGACGGCGCCGCGACGAGCATCCGGTGA
- a CDS encoding ABC transporter permease, producing MTRYLVRRLGLALLVLWAAYTVSFLVLYALPGDPVSVMFGGESNDVTPEQLDALRAEYGFDQPLAAQYVSRLLDALRGDLGTSVVSKQPVTTLLAQALPPTAAIAGAALLLAVVGGGSLAILATATRSRALAGLLQSLPPLGVAIPSFWFGLTLVQWFSFQLPLFPALGNQGLASVVLPAVTLALPTSAVVAQLLSRSLLHTLHEPYVDTAVAKGAGRARVHLRHALRNAALPALTATGLVVGGLLSGAVVTETVFSRAGIGRLTATAVAAQDIPVVQGVVLVAATVYVLANLAVDVVYPLLDPRIVAAGRAVPTTDDAGRDDARDDTAAGASAGPGRGTDPAHDAHGPDADALVGVAPHAAGGPR from the coding sequence GTGACGCGCTACCTGGTCCGTCGGCTCGGCCTCGCCCTGCTCGTCCTGTGGGCCGCGTACACGGTGTCGTTCCTCGTCCTGTACGCGCTGCCCGGCGACCCCGTGTCGGTCATGTTCGGCGGCGAGTCGAACGACGTCACACCCGAGCAGCTCGACGCGCTGCGCGCGGAGTACGGGTTCGACCAGCCGCTCGCCGCGCAGTACGTGAGCCGGCTGCTCGACGCGCTGCGCGGTGACCTCGGCACGTCGGTCGTGAGCAAGCAGCCCGTGACGACGCTGCTCGCACAGGCGCTGCCGCCGACCGCCGCGATCGCGGGCGCAGCCCTGCTGCTCGCGGTCGTCGGAGGCGGCTCGCTCGCGATCCTCGCGACCGCGACCCGCAGCCGCGCGCTCGCCGGTCTCTTGCAGTCGCTTCCGCCGCTCGGGGTCGCGATCCCGTCGTTCTGGTTCGGCCTGACGCTCGTGCAGTGGTTCTCGTTCCAGCTGCCGCTGTTCCCGGCGCTCGGCAACCAGGGGCTCGCCTCGGTCGTCCTGCCCGCCGTCACGCTGGCGCTGCCGACGTCGGCGGTCGTCGCCCAGCTGCTGTCCCGCAGCCTGCTGCACACGCTGCACGAACCGTACGTCGACACCGCGGTCGCCAAGGGCGCGGGGCGGGCCCGCGTGCACCTGCGGCACGCGCTGCGCAACGCGGCGCTGCCCGCCCTCACCGCGACGGGCCTCGTCGTCGGCGGGCTGCTGTCCGGCGCCGTCGTCACGGAGACCGTCTTCTCGCGCGCCGGGATCGGGCGTCTCACCGCCACGGCCGTCGCCGCACAGGACATCCCCGTGGTGCAGGGCGTCGTGCTCGTCGCCGCGACGGTGTACGTGCTCGCGAACCTCGCGGTCGACGTCGTCTACCCGCTGCTCGACCCGCGCATCGTCGCCGCCGGCCGTGCGGTCCCCACGACGGACGACGCGGGGCGCGACGACGCGCGCGACGACACCGCGGCCGGCGCGTCGGCCGGCCCGGGCCGCGGCACCGACCCCGCCCACGACGCCCACGGCCCGGATGCCGACGCGCTCGTCGGTGTCGCGCCGCACGCCGCCGGAGGACCGCGATGA